In the genome of Thunnus thynnus chromosome 6, fThuThy2.1, whole genome shotgun sequence, the window AGTACTAAAAAATATATGAGACTCACCACAGTAAGGTTATTATTCATGGGCTGGAAGGTGCAGCAGAGCAACTCGCTGGATTCTGGGTCTCTGACCTCTCGTATGCATCGACCATCCTCGGTGTTCCAGATACGCAGAGTTCCATCTAGTGATGTCGACACGATGATGTCATTGCTGAGGGACCAAGCAAAGTCTGTGACCGGACCACCGTGACCTTTCAGAGTCACCTTCACGCTGGCAGGAGGCGGGGACAACGTCATGATGGACAGGGTGCCATCCAGTGAGCAGCAAGCAAGGAGGTGCTTGTCATCATTGGCAAACTGTAAACGTggaactaaaaaaaacacaaggggAAGGacaaaaagatcaaataagGTGAAATTAATGTTGAAGCTTAATGTTTATAAATGGATTATTATAACTTAGTAACCATTTACTCACCAGCAGAGTCTACATGTTGGTCAAATATGTGGTGCATTCCAGCAAAAGCATAATTTTCACTCAAAGTTGTGTCCCCGGCCATTGCACGACTGGCCTCTGCCACTGAGGTGGGCACCAAACTGCCCGGAGGCCTGCGGCCAGAAATAAAAACCACCATGTAAGcataaaatcaatacaacaCACCTCACAACCCTTCCCCACAGCTGACAAATCAATATGAGAGGTCTGATCATTACTCAGTGCAACCAAATCTGAATTACAACctataaatctaaaaaaaacgCAATAGTTCAAAAGAGAGATAAATCGAAGAATTCATTTGCTCAAGGCGATGAGACAAGACGTTGGATGCATGTTGAGCATCTTTGTGAAGTGTTCTTCTGGGTACCTCTCATCATAGACAGCTCTGTTCATCTGGGCCTGTAGCTGGTAGGAGCCTCTGCTGACGGACCGGCGGTGACCACGAGCCCCTTGGGCGCGGGGGTCCTCCTCGAAGTCCTGCTCaagaacagagagggagaagacaGCCAAAGGGGGAGACAGAACCTCGTAGGAGTGAGTACAAGTGGATACAACTTCAGACCACAAATAATCTTAAATTAGCCATCATTAAATCTTGAAAACTTACTGAAATTAGCATGCATTTTTCAGTTAGTCATATATCCCATTCACATGGGCAGTGCCAGCCATTTCAACCAAGCTGCTCAGCTTAATATGCATGGGCAAccaaagttttgttttgctaTGCTGCTGGTTGTTGACAACTAAAGTCAAACCATCCATATGGCTCTCATATGTTGTAACTCTgagatgtttttatatttctttttccaAATTAGTACAGAAACCCCCCCCTCTATTCCTTCTCTTTTTGTGTTCCTgtcctttctctgtttctttggGTCTGACCTCCATGCGGTCCAGTGTGGTGCGGGAGCTGCGCACACTGCTGGCCCTGAAGCTGCTCTGCTCAGACAGGGGCCCATAGCGCAGGGCCAGCAGCTGACTGCGCAGCCTCAGGTACTGCCTGCGCAGCCCCGGCTCAAAGCCACACTTGGCGTTCTCTCTGAGCAGCTGGCTGCGTCGGCGGATGTACTGAGTTCGGAACTGTGGGAAGGTAGGCGTGCGGTAAGCATTGTACCTGGAGGGGAAAAGAAGTGACACAGCACGCACAATAACTCACAAGTGATCCATAAGCAATTACATGTCTGAACAGTTTCTTCATCAGTTTAGACTATTAAAGCCTGCTGCCTGACTGAGTCTCACCTTGCGTCCACTGCCAAAACCTGCTGCCAAACTGCTGCCATTACACAAGCACTCTGGGTAGAGAGAGGAAGCCACTGCCAGGGCACGTTCCtgcaaaaatacacaacacTCAGTTCACATTTTAGCCACTTTAACTAATAAACTTTACATTTATGTGCTGTGTGAGAGTGTAGCTTGCCTAAAATTAATGTTACATTCATTTAAGTGAAGTATCatccccaccctccctccacaACACAGAGCCAAGTGATGGTGCAGAATCTAATAGCACCATAGGAAAAGACTTTGCTGTTGAGCTATGTGAGTTTGACACCTGCTAATAATTATTGAGGTGAACCGAAGGAGTCAAATGGAGTCAAAAGATAATTGGTTTGGGCATTTTTTCCCCTTGCAGACAGCCAAGAACAGGCTTGACAGCTAGGTTAATGTCGCTAAGCTAACGTTACCTAGCAAGCTAGTAATTAGCAAGTTAGCCACAACATCATCTACGATCTCCTCgcataaacatttattttccattcacTCTTTAATGTACTTTGATAGTCTATCAGTTGGCAGTTATATACATAGAACAGGGCGTTTATTGTGGTAATACAGCGAAGAAACACCGAGAAATATATGTGGAAACGGCTCACCTTCCTAGCTTTTCTCCATCGCTGCCTGTTCAGTAAAGTCACATGACACGGTGACACCAGCCCACTGACTGATGTGCAGCTACATGATGACTCACAATATTGAGTTAGATTGTTTTTATCGTTGGATAAAACACGACCAAACAATCACAATATGACTGGATTAGggttcatatttaacagaccgACAGccagaaacagacacaaaccTGATTTACGACATCATGTTTTC includes:
- the wdr13 gene encoding WD repeat-containing protein 13 isoform X1, producing the protein MAAVWQQVLAVDARYNAYRTPTFPQFRTQYIRRRSQLLRENAKCGFEPGLRRQYLRLRSQLLALRYGPLSEQSSFRASSVRSSRTTLDRMEDFEEDPRAQGARGHRRSVSRGSYQLQAQMNRAVYDERPPGSLVPTSVAEASRAMAGDTTLSENYAFAGMHHIFDQHVDSAVPRLQFANDDKHLLACCSLDGTLSIMTLSPPPASVKVTLKGHGGPVTDFAWSLSNDIIVSTSLDGTLRIWNTEDGRCIREVRDPESSELLCCTFQPMNNNLTVVGNSKHHLQVVNISTGKKVKGGSSKLTGRVLSLSFDAPGRILWAGDDRGSIFSFLFDMATGKLTKAKRLVVSEGSSICSISARSWISREARDPSLLVNACVNKLLLYRVVDNEGTLQLKRSFPIQHGSQLVHSIFCPLMSFRQGACVVTGSEDACVYFFDVERNTKAIVNKLQGHGGPVLDVSFNCDESLLASADSTGMVIIWRREQK